Below is a window of Synechococcus sp. RSCCF101 DNA.
TCACCGCCGCGGTCAGGAAGTTGCAACCCTCCAGGTACGACGACGCAATTCCGTGCGTGTACCAGGAGGTCACGAAGGTCGTGCCGGTCAGCCAGCCGCCGATCGCCAGGTAGGCGGTCGGGAACAGCAGGATGCCGGACCAGCCGACAAAAACAAAGCGGTCGCGCTTCAACCAGTCATCGAGGACGTCAAACCATCCCCGCTGTGGCGCGCGCCCTACAGCGATCGTCATGAGTGAAACGGTGCGGAAAACCCGCGGGCTGTGGGATACCGAGCGACCTTAACAACCGTGACAGGGACGACGCGGCCGTGCCGTGACAGCTGACATCGCTTGTAGTGCAGCGGCCGTCAGGGTTCGCTGTCGCTCGGTCAGGATGCCGCTGTTCTCCTCTGCTTCTCGCCCCGTGTCCTCCTCCCCGACACTGGCCTCCGATCCCAGCCAGACGCTGCTGGAGACCCGTGTGATCGGGTCGCGGCGCCTCTCCAACGTGCTGGTGGCCTCGATGGTGAGCATCGGCGGCATCGGCTTTCTGCTGGCCTCCCTCTCCAGCTACCTCGGCCGCGACCTGCTGCCGGTGGGCCAGCCCTCCCACCTGATCTGGATCCCTCAGGGGCTGGTGATGGGGCTGTACAGCATCGCCGCGGCCCTGCTGGCCACCTATCTGTGGTCGGTGATCGCCATCGATGTGGGATCCGGCACCAACCGCTTCGATCGCAGCGCCGGACTCCTCACCGTGCGGCGCCGCGGCTTCCGCCAGTGGATCGAGGTGGAGGTGGCCCTCCCCGATGTGCTCGCGGTGAAGGTGGAGGTGCGCGACGGCTTCAATCCCAGACGCCGCGTCAGCCTCCGCATCCGCGGCCGGCGCGACCTGCCCCTGACCCGGGTGGGTGAGCCGCTGCCCATCGCCGATCTGGAACGGGACGGCGCCCAGCTGGCCCGCTTCCTCTCCGTGCCTCTCGAAGGTCTCTGAACCACCGGCCCTTCCATACCTGCCCCGCTCCGGCTTCACCCCCATGCCCTCACTGACGCTCCGATGGTCCGCCCTGCTGCCGGCGCTCCTCTCGCTCACCCTCAGCCTCGGGGCCGCCGGCTGCGCCCAGATTCCCTCCTCGGCTGAGAGCGGCTGCTCCAGCAGTGCCGCCCCCTGTCTGGACGGCCAGGCGCTGGTGGAGCTGGACACCGAGCGCGGCACGATCCGGGTGCTGCTGCGCGGCGAGGAGGCTCCCCTCACGGCGGGCAACTTCCTCGATCTGGTGCAGCGCGGCGTCTACGACGGCACGGTGTTCCACCGGGTGGTGCGGGACCCGGCTCCCTTCGTGGTGCAGGGCGGCGATCCGGCCAGCAAGGACCCGTCGGTGCCGCCGGAGCGCTACGGAACCGGCAGCTTCATCGATCCGGACACGGCCCAGCCGCGGCTGATCCCGCTCGAGGTGAGCCTGGAGGGCGAGGAGCAGCCCCGCTACGGCGAGATCGTGGCCGGCGCAGATCAGGCCCGCCAGCTGAGGCTGACCCATGAGCGCGGCGCGGTGGCCATGGCCCGCTCGCAGGATCCCAATTCGGCCAGCGCCCAGTTCTATGTGGCCCTGCAGCCACTTCCCGAACTCGATGGCCGCTACGCGGTGTTCGGTGAAGTGGTGGAGGGGATGGATGTGGTGGATGCCATCCAGCAGGGCGACCGGATCACGGCCACACGGGTGATCGAAGCCCCGGCGCCGGCCGCGGACTGAGCCCTTCCGCCGGCTGGCTCAGGCGGGCACCCGCTTGGTGCCCGCGGTGACCTTGAGCAGCTCGGTGTTCACACCCGAAGCCCGCTCGAGTGCCACCTTGCCGGTGCGGGCGATCTCAAGAATGCCGAAGGGAGCCATCAGCCGCTCCAGGGCCACCAGCTTGCCCGGATCCCCCACCACTTCCAGGGTCACGGCGTCATCGGCCACATCCACCACCTTGGCCCGGAACACATGCACCAGATCGAAGATGGCGCTGCGGCTCTCGGGGCTGGCCGCCACCTTGAGCAGCATCAGCTCCCGCTCCACGGCGGGAATGCTGGTCAGGTCCACCACGGTGAGCACGTTGATCAGCTTGTCGAGCTGCTTGGTCACCTGCTCGAGGGCGTGATCGTCGCCCTCCACCACCATCGTCAGCCGGGAATGGCCCCAGCTCTCGGCCGGACCCACCGCCAGGCTGTCGATGTTGAAGCCCCGCCTGGAGAACAGACCGGCGATCCTGCTGAGGGCACCGGACTCGTCCTCCACCAGCACCGAGAGGGTGTGCTTCATGCCGCTGGCTCGCCGTTGCGCAGGAGGGTCAAGTATCTGCCACCGGCAGACGCTGCAGCCACGGCTCCAGCTCCCGCAGCACGGCGCCCGGCACGTC
It encodes the following:
- a CDS encoding peptidylprolyl isomerase; this translates as MPSLTLRWSALLPALLSLTLSLGAAGCAQIPSSAESGCSSSAAPCLDGQALVELDTERGTIRVLLRGEEAPLTAGNFLDLVQRGVYDGTVFHRVVRDPAPFVVQGGDPASKDPSVPPERYGTGSFIDPDTAQPRLIPLEVSLEGEEQPRYGEIVAGADQARQLRLTHERGAVAMARSQDPNSASAQFYVALQPLPELDGRYAVFGEVVEGMDVVDAIQQGDRITATRVIEAPAPAAD
- a CDS encoding photosystem I assembly protein Ycf4, translated to MPLFSSASRPVSSSPTLASDPSQTLLETRVIGSRRLSNVLVASMVSIGGIGFLLASLSSYLGRDLLPVGQPSHLIWIPQGLVMGLYSIAAALLATYLWSVIAIDVGSGTNRFDRSAGLLTVRRRGFRQWIEVEVALPDVLAVKVEVRDGFNPRRRVSLRIRGRRDLPLTRVGEPLPIADLERDGAQLARFLSVPLEGL
- the ilvN gene encoding acetolactate synthase small subunit, which gives rise to MKHTLSVLVEDESGALSRIAGLFSRRGFNIDSLAVGPAESWGHSRLTMVVEGDDHALEQVTKQLDKLINVLTVVDLTSIPAVERELMLLKVAASPESRSAIFDLVHVFRAKVVDVADDAVTLEVVGDPGKLVALERLMAPFGILEIARTGKVALERASGVNTELLKVTAGTKRVPA